In the genome of Cyanobacteria bacterium GSL.Bin1, the window CGAAAAGTATGGCAAAGAATACTTGAGTCCGAAACCGCGTCAATACAGCACCAAAAGTAAAGGGGCTCAAGAAGCCCACGAAGCGATTCGTCCAGCAGGAGAAAGCTTTCGCTCTCCCCAAGAAACAGGGCTGCAAGGACGAGAACTTGCCCTTTACGACCTGATTTGGAAGCGCACCGTGGCGTGCCAAATGGCGAATGCCAAGTTAACCCAAATTACGGTTCAGTTGACAGTAGAAGATGCAGAATTTCGTTCTAGTGGAAAACGGATTGATTTTCCTGGATTCTTTAGGGCTTATGTCGAAGGGTCCGATGATCCCGAAGCGGCTTTAGAAAACCAAGAAGTCATCCTACCGAATTTGCAAGAAGGGGATCATCCTGACTGTAAAAAACTAGAGTCTCTCGGGCACGAAACCCAACCACCTGCTCGCTATACAGAAGCTTCTTTAGTGAAAACGCTTGAAAGTGAAGGGATTGGGCGACCCAGTACCTATGCCAGTATTATTAGTACGATTATGGACCGGGGCTATGTGCAAATGCGAGGGAATGCCCTGACGCCAACCTTTACCGCATTTGCTGTTACGAGTCTCTTAGAACAGTACTTTGCTGAATTAGTTGATCCTCATTTTACTGCCCGCATGGAAGAAACCCTTGACCATATTGCAACGGGAGAAACCGATTCCACACCTTATTTAGAACAATTTTATTCCGGAGATAAAGGACTGAATACCCTCGTTCAAGAAAAAGAAGACGAGATTGATCCCGACAGTGCCAAAGCGGTCAACTTAGATAATATTGACGCCCGCATCAAAATTGGGTATTTCGGTCCTTACTTAGAAACTGAAAATGATGATGGGGTAGTGAAAGCGTCAATTCCCCAAGATTTAACCCCTGCCGATCTCAATCCGGAACAGGTGGAAGTCTTACTGCGCCAAAAAACTGAGGGACCGGATCAAGTAGGAATTCACCCCGAAACCGGGGATCCGATTTTTATTAAAATTGGTCGCTATGGTCCTTATGTGGAATTGGGAGAAGAAACGGAAGGGAATAAGAAACCTAAACGGTGTTCTCTCCCGAAAGGAACTAAACCGGAAGATGTCACCCTCGATATGGCAGTGAAATTATTATCTCTGCCGCGGTTGTTGGGAGAACATCCTAGTACGGGGGCCCCCGTGAAAGCTGCCATTGGTCCCTTTGGTCCTTATGTCGTGCATGACCAAGGGAAAGAAGGGAAAGACTATCGTTCTTTGAAAAAAGAGGATGATGTGTTAACGATTGGGCTCGATCGCGCGATCGAGCTTCTTTCTCAACCTAAGAAAGGGCGTCGGGGAAGTCAAAAAGAGTTGATTAAAGAATTAGGGAATCATCCTGATAACGAGAAGCCTGTTAAATTATATAAGGGACCTCATGGTCCCTACATCAATCATGGTCGGAAAAACGTCGGTCTTCCCGAAGGAGAATCCCCCAATAATATAACCTTAGAACGAGCTGTAGAACTTCTCGCTGAAAAAAGCAAGAGTAAAACCAAAAGCACAAGTAGCAGTAGTAAAACGACCCGTAAAACTAAAACAGCAACTAAGAAAACAACAGCAACTAAAAAAAGTACGAGTAGCAAAGCTTCTACTAGCAAAACTTCTAGTCCTTCAACTAAAACAACTCGCAAGAAAAAAGCAGAATAGCAATTAACAATTAATTGATGATTATTCGTACTCCGAAGCCTTGGCATAATGAAAAGACCCCAATCACCTCAAAACCGTTATATTTTAATCGACGTCATTTTATTAAAAGTTTGATTGGCGTTAGCTTAGGTGCAACCAGCCTTTCTCTAGCAGGTTGTCAAAACTCTAAATCACAAAAAGGATTGCAAGAAACTTTAAATCAACCGAAGATTTCTCCCTTAACTAAAAATCCCAAGTTTGCTTCGGTAGAACGTCCAATTACTGATGAAACTCTAGCGGGAAGTTATAACAATTTTTACGAATTTGGTGGGAATAAATCGATTTGGTCAAATGCCCAAAAGTTACCAACAGAAAACTGGAAAGTAGAAGTAACAGGCTTAGTTAAAAATCCGCAAACCTATGACCTCGATGACATCAAAAAGCGTTTTCCTATTGAAGAACGGATCTATCGCTTTCGCTGTGTTGAAGCCTGGTCAATGGTACTCCCTTGGGTGGGATTCCCGATGAAAGAATTGATCAAAGCGGTTGAACCAACTTCTCAAGCGAAGTTTGTACGCTTTACATCTTTTTATGATGAAAATGTAATGCCGGGTCCAACTTTGCATTTTGGCGCGTTACCCTGGCCCTATACTGAGGGATTACGGATAGAAGAAATGGCGAATGAACTTGCTTTCTTTGCGATTGGGATTTATGGGGAAGAACTCCCCAAACAACATGGCGCACCGATCCGAGCCGTTTTACCCTGGAAGTATGGATTTAAGGGGGCAAAATCCATTGTAAAAGTTGACTTTCTTGCCGAACAACCAAAAACTTATTGGAATCAACTGGTTCCTGATGAATACGGGTTTATTGCTAATGTGAACCCCAATGTTCCTCATCCCCGTTGGTCACAAGCAACTGAGAAGTTTATTAGTGAAGGACCCGATTTATCTTGGGAGATTAAAGAAACCCAACTCTATAACGGCTATCAGGAATATGTCGCGAGGCTTTATTAGTGGGACTGAAAAAATAAAGTTCTTACCGTACTGACTGATGGGAAGGGTTGACTAAAACTAACCCCCGCGTTTTCCCAGAAACCCGATCTATGGTCTGAGTCGCACGCCAAAGCTCTTCCACCTCAACCCAAACCGGAGGGTATTTATAGCGAGCCACGTCTAAAATGAGCACGCGATCGCTGCTTTGATGATAGGCAGCAAGGGGAGAAATATGTCCTCCTCGTTCTTGCTCAATCGTACTTCTTAAATAATTGACCAGAACAAAGTTATTCTCTTGTTCCAAATTTTCTACAATCAGCCGACGAAACTCTGCTAACGTTAGGTCTTCACCATGATGCACTTGTGCTTGGACCGGATAACTTTCAAGGAGTTGTGCCAACTGTTTGAGCGTCATGCCCATTCTGGAAACGGTTTCGGCAGTGATGACTGCTTCTGTATTGGGATGATCAAAGAAGTTGTCTTGGGTAAACAGACGAAAACTACCATACTCTGGAGCAATGGGAGCAGAAAGCTCCAAAGCATTGAGAACCATCACTATACTCGCCACACCGCAATAGGCGAGATTATCCTGAGTCACAAAATGCAACATCAGAGGAAGATAATCTGTTCTCGCCTCACTCTTGAAAAGATAAGTTTCCCCCTGCTTGGAGTTTAAATGAATCAAGTTTTCACTGAGGGCAAGGGTTTGAGCAAGTTGTTTTCCCGTATGTAAGCAGACCGTAAAAACAAAAGCTTGGAGGAAAATCAGGAAAAAATACTGTGGTGCAAAGCGTTTTTTCATTGCCTTTGACTCAAAATAGTAGGGGAGCTTAGAAGAGAGTGATTTTCTGCTGTTTTAGTGAAACGGATTATGCCCTTTACCAGAGGTTCCTTGCCCACTAGGGATATTGATAGATGGCAGTGAGGAACAAACAAGGCAGATTGGTTGATTGGCGATCAACGTTACTTGACTTTATAGTAAACCCCGATACCGAATAAACAGTAAAACAACAGCCCAAGAACCGAGTGCCACTTTCAAGGCAACCAAGATATTGAGTAAAGGAATAACACCCCCACTCAAAAGCATTCCCACTTCTCCTTGCGGGAGTTCCCAACCCACTAATGTGAGGACGGCTAATCCAATAAAAATCAGCACTGAGACCTTTTCCAAGGTTGCCGCGCGCCATTGTTGATAAATGGCTTCCATCCACTGAGAATTGGAAGTAATTGCAACTAAACCAATTGCCGTTCCGCCAGCCACTCCTGCTGCAAATCCGCCACCCGGGCTGAGATGACCGCGAATTGCCAGTTCAATACTCACTAAAGCAGCAATGGTAGCGCCGAGACGGGCTAAGACAACTGAGGGGTGATCGTTAAATTGATCAACGGTTTCCGTGGGCTGTTCATTGGCGAGGAGAAAACGTGCTCCTAAAATCGCGATGGTGAACACCACAACTTCAAAAATTGTGTCATAAAGCCGATTTCTAAAAATAATCCCAGACACGGTATTCGAGACCCCACTTTCGGCAACAATCGATTCGACAATTGCCATTTCTTCCCATTCTGCTGCTGGATTAGGCATCACCAGCATCTTGATAAAGATCGCGAATCCCGCGACAGCATAAACCCATTTCATTAGTGCTTCTCCTCTTCGTTGACAACAGGGATATAGGTGACAGTTGTATCTGGAAAGACCAATTCTTCTTGGATGATTTCAAAGAGGCGACGCACACGTACAGCCGTATAATAAGTTTGCTTCATATCGAGAACTGCTGTTCGATTCTGATACCGACTTTCTTCCTGTTGACGAGTGGTACAAGTCGCGTGAACTTCTTTTTCTTGTAAGGCGGCTTCTAACGCTTCCAGATGGGGATACTCAAAAATTTCTAAACGCAAATGATAGCGATGAATGACCTTTCTCATTTTGGCAATGAGTTCTGGGAAATAATCCTCGGTTTCCCCCTCACCTTGCAAGATTCCGAGGCGCATGACCAAAGAAGAACGAACTGCCACGACATACAATGTAATCGCCAACATTGTCCCCACTAATGCTTCGGTTAACGCCACATCCGCCGCCCCTAACACCGCATAAACCAAAGCGGCGACTGCCCCTAAAATTGCGCGTATGACCAAAGCTTGATAAGGATTAACTTGCAAGACTAATGTCAAGGCAGCTAACGGGAGTAACGCGACAATGATGTAAATATAATTATCCATCTTGATTGCCCTCATCACTAGAACAGTACGCTAAAACATAACCCAGTACTGTATTCCAAATTGCCAAGGAAATAATAGCTAGGAGTAACAGAGGCCATTCGCCGGGGATTTTGAGGAGTAAGCCGATGATAATACTCATTGACCCCAAGGTATCGGCAACAGAGAGACTGTGCAGTTTAAATAAAACGGAACGATTGCCAATCAGGGGGAAGGTTCCCCAAAACCAAAAGACAATACCGACCAAAATTAGGGAATAACTCAAGAAATCTATCATATTGTGTTTAACCGTTTGATTAAATGGGCAAGTAGCATTAACCCGGCGTTACCAACACTGAGGATAATGACGGCAACAACGCCAATCGACCAGTCATCGCGCAAAACGGAAACAAATAAAATCATAATGGAGGTTTTGGTGGCAATGCTGGCGAAGGCAAGCATTTTTTGCCAGATATCTTGATCTTGGCAAGCTTCATAAATGGGAATTAGTAAAGCTAAGATCATCGCAATTAAAATCGAATCCATTTTTGATTAGTCCTTTGTCTTCTGTTATTGGTCATTTGTTATTTATAATTACCCTTTGATGGGAGTTAACGAAGACGTTTCCGTCGAATTCGGTGAACTTCATACCAGCCTCGTTGATGATATTTCAAAACAATGGTTTTGGGCGTAAAGGTGATGAGAAAAATGTCCAGAAAAATTAGTCCGGGGGTGCGTTGGGGTTTGACTCTTTCTCTAACAATTTCTTCTTCGTCATGGGGGAGTAACATGATTTGAATGGCTTCAAAATAGGCTTGAGGAATCGCAATTAGAATTTCCCACAATACCCGCAACCATTCTTTGATTGGTTCCGGCGAGGTCCAACGACAGGGTAGTAACACCGCGATCGCGATCCCGATCATAATATTGGCTACACTAAAATCGGCAGTGAGTAAAAACCAAATCGCTAAACGCAGAATTATATTAAGATAGGCGATCGCGTCCATAAGCTCCAAAATAGTAAAATTAACATCAAAGCCATGATTCCAATTAGATGATCAAATGCCTCAATTTTATGGGACAATTTAATCGTTGATTTTTTAAAGAGAAAAAGATAGGCTAGCCAACCGAGAACAATGGTCAGGAGGGGTTTAATAATATTTTTGATCGTATACGCTTCGTAATAAAAAACATTGGCTGCCACTAGCCCACCCAACAAAACCACCATTGCTGACCAAAATCCCCATTTTAAGTTGCTTGTTTCGGATGTCGGTTGATGGGGTAAGAAGATGAATTTGGCAAAGGAAATGGCAGTGCCTAAAGCAGCAATATTCATCCCAATCACTTGCCAGGGTAAGAAATTTTTACTAGTTAAAACCTTCGCCCCAAAACCCGATAGGAGAGGAAAGCCAGAGATCGAGAAACTGGCAATCACCAAGGCAATCCAAATCTCAGTGCGAATCGGCTGCTGCTGTAAGGCTTTAAAGTTTCGACTCGGCAAACGCCCCGCAATTAAAAATAAAGCGGACTTCACTAACCCATGCGTGAGGGCATAAAACCCGCCCACTGCAGGGGCAGCCAGGACAAAACCCAACTGAGAAATGGTATGGAAGGCAAGCATCCGTTTGCTATCTTTTTCAAAAACGGCATAACCAACCCCGAGAAGGGCAGTGCCAACGCCGAAAAAACGGACAATGGGATCGAGTTCCTCAATCATCAGCGCACAGCGCACCAGTGGAAATACCCCCGCTTTGACCACGACTCCTGACAGCATCGCGGAGACGGGCGTTTCCGATTCGGAATGCGTCAGGGGTAACCATAAGCCGGATACAAAAATGCCGCCTTTGACCAAAAGCCCGAGAAAAATCAGCGCGATCGCGTCGGGCGGCGATCCCTCCAAACCGGCAAAACTAAAGGACTGATGGACTTGATAAACCAGTACTGCCCCCACCAAATAAAACAGCATGGCGGTATTACTGACAAAGAGATAGCGTAAGCCCACCCAAACGGCGCGATCGCTGCGGGGATAGGCAATCAACAAAAAGGCAGCAATACTAATCACCTCTAAGGCAACATAGAGACTGATAAAATCAGCACAAATAAACGTCGCATTGACGCTGCCATGCAGAATCACCAACTGCATAAAAAAGAACGCCGATTTCTCACTGGGCCAACAGTAAAAAATGACGGCAAGGGTAACAATGGCATTGGTGAGAATGAAAAAGCTACTCAGTTGATCGGCAATTAAGGTAACGCCGAAACTGTCTAGTAACTGAATAACTAGCGGCGACGGTTCGAGGAATAAAAATGCTGCATAAACAGTTGATGCTAAAGCAACTCCCGCTGCTAGCCAACGTGATAATCTGGGAACGAGATAAATCACGAACCCAATAAAGAAAGATAAAGCAATCCAAGCAATCGTAATTTCAGTCATCAGCAACGTTTCTTCAAGTTTCCTGCGCTTACTACAGGGTTAGCTAGAGGAAAAAAAGGGACAAATTTGCGGGTACGACAGGGAAAAATTAACAGGTACAATACTATAGGCATCACTATACTTTTTTGGGATTGAAAGACAATATTTGCCAATCATTTTTCTAATCAATCAGAATGAATTCTATACATGTTGTCTCTCATCGGTTGGAGACCAGACCAAGCTGAAACTTATCGCACAAGAGGAGATTTCGTCCAGACACTCCAGAAAAGTAAAATTAACATCAAAGACATTCCCCCGACTAAATGATCAAATTTTTCAAAAATACGCGGTAGCTTGATCTCTATTTTTTTGAGTAGCAAAAGATAAGTCAGCCAGCCCAAAATAATAGTTGCCAGAGGTTTGACGATATTGCCAAGGGTGTAAGCTTCGTAGTAAAAGACATTGGCAGCAACTAAACCACCGAGTAAAAGCGCTATTGCCCCCCAAAAGCCAGGTTGTAATTGGCTTTTTTCTGGGGTGCTTTGATGGGGTAAAAAAATAAATTTGCTAAAGATAATGGCAGTCCCTAAAGCAGCAATATTCATGGCAATGACTTGCCAAGATAAAAGATTTTTACTCGTTAAAACTTTTGCCCCAAACCCCGATAGGAGAGGAAAGCCAGAGATGGAGAAACTGGCAATCACCAAAGCAATCCAAACTTGAGTCGGCATGGGCTGCTGCTGTAATTGTTTAAAATCGCGACTCGGTAGTATCCCCGCAATCAAAAACAAAGCGGACTTCACTAAACCATGGGTCAAGGCATAAAAACCACTCACCACTGGCGCAGCCACGATAAAGCCCAACTGGGAAATGGTACTAAAGGCGAGAGTGCGCTTTGTATCTTTCTCAAAGATGGCATATACGACCCCTAGCAGGGCTGTACTCACTCCAAAGAAGCGAACAATGGGGTCGAGTTCCTCAATCATCAGCGCACAGCGGACGAGGGGAAATACCCCGGCTTTCACCACTACCCCCGATAACATGGCAGAGACGGGCGTTTCCGATTCGGAATGCGTCAGGGGTAACCATAAGCCAGAGACGAAAATACCGCCTTTAACCAAAAGTCCTAGGAAAATGAGTGCAACGGCATCCGCCGGAGAACTCCCTAAGCCCTCAAAACTAAAGGAATGATTGACTTGATAAACCAGTACTGCCCCGACTAGATAGAATAGCATCGCCGTATTGCTGATAAACAAGTAACGGAGGGCAACCCAAATTGTCTTGTCTCGGCGAGGGTAACTAATCAATAAAAAGGCAGCAATACTAATTACCTCTAACGCCACATAGAGACTAATAAAATCAGCACAAATAAAGGTGGCATTGACGCTACCATGCAAAATCACCAGCTGCATGAAAAAGAATGCCGATTTCCCACTTTGCCAACAGTAAAGAATGACAGCAAGAGTGACAATAGCATTAGTAAGGATGAAGAAGCTACTCAGTTGATCGGCAATTAACGTTACCCCAAAACTATCCAATAGCTGAATTTTGACGGGTGAGGGTTCGAGTAATAGTAATGCTGCATAAACTGCCGATGCACAAGCAACTCCCAGCGCTAGCCAGCGCGATAGTTTGGGGACGAGATAACTCACGAACCCAATAAAAAATGACAAAGCAATTAAAGCAATTGTTAATTGTGTCATGGTTGATTATTTTCCTCAATCGCACTAGTTTCTAAAGTGGGGTTATCTTTGGCTAATTTCATCACTCCCACTAGCATCAAGGCTTGAATAGAAAAACCAATGACAATTGCCGTTAAAATCACTGCCTGGGGAACCGGATCCGCATAAGCCACTTTTTCAGTATTGGTGACAATTGGCGTAAACAAACCACTGCGGGACGAAACGAGGACATAGTAAGCAATCACTCCCGTACTCATAATGTCCATGGCAATAATCTTCATCACCAGATTTTTCTTAAAAATGATGCCGAAAAAGCCACAAAAAACGGTGGCAAATACAAACGTTTCTAACATATTATTGGATTGTTAACTCGCTTTTTAAAAGGAATGACTGGTAATATAAAAACCAATCACAAAAAGTTTTAAATTGACCTTGATCTAAAAACTACTCTTTGATTTAAAGAGTTGACGATCAAGAAGTTATTTTTCTTATTGTATACTAACAGCTGTCTGACTTATAAAAATCAGAACAGCTATTAGCGCAAAAGGTTGTCAGAACTCCTTTTAAGATGGAATTGCTCAATTTATCCTTAGTGATTTGCCTGTCAATAACGAATCACCAATGACGAATGACCACGGACAAATGAGTAACCTAATCACTTAATTTCCTGCCGGTAAATCGGTTGCTTTGACGTCTTTTTCTTGTTCCTTAAAGGCCAAACGTAATAACGGTGGGGCAATAAAGGTGGTTAAAATCACCATAATAATAATCGCGGCTTGTAAGGGCTTATCTAAAATGCCGCTCGCCGCACCAATACCGGCAAACACTAACCCCACTTCACCACGAGGCACCATGCCAATGCCAATCGCCAACCGGTTGACTTTTTCTTGACCAAAAATCGACCATCCCGTCATGACTTTGCCGATAATGGCAACGACAATTAAGAAAGCAGCAATAATTAACCCTTCACGATTCGCAGCACTGGTGGGATTAAGAACACTAAGATCCACTCTTGCCCCGACCGAAACAAAGAAAATAGGAACTAAGATATCGGCAATGGGGATAATCTGTTGGTCTAATTCTTTCCGTTTATCGGTTTCATCTAACACTAATCCGGCTGCGAACGCTCCTAAAATCGCTTCTAAATGAATCGCATTGGCGAGAAATGCCATGAAGAAGGCAAAGATTAAAGCGGGGATAACCAGATTTCCTCGGGTTTGAAGTTTTTGCGCGATCGCGACAAAGCTTTTATTAAAAAACTTCCCTAAAAAGATTGACCCCAACAAGAAAGCGGTTGCACTGCCGATTAAGTAAACTAAGTTGAGGACATCAACTTCTCCGGTTTTAGCCAGACTGGCAACAACGGCTAAAACAATAATCCCCAGTACATCATCAATTACTGCCGCACCGACAATAATTTGCCCTTCCGTGGACTTGAGTTGTCCTAACTCGGA includes:
- the topA gene encoding type I DNA topoisomerase; this encodes MSTLVIVESPTKARTIRKYLPNDYRVEASMGHVRDLPSSAKEVPAKIKGESWARLGVNVEEGFKPVYVVPSDKKKVVKELKAALKEADELILATDEDREGESISWHLKELLNPKVPTKRMVFHEITREAIQEALQHCREVNNDLVEAQETRRILDRLYGYTLSPLLWKKVARGLSAGRVQSVAVRLIVEKERERRAFKSGSYWDLKATLEKEKSQFEAKLTTLGGKKLATGSDFDPKTGKIAKGRDVVLLNEADANALRDRLNDKQWTVKQVEERPTTRKPSPPFTTSTLQQEANRKLKISARDTMRTAQSLYENGYITYMRTDSVHLSEQAISAARNCVTEKYGKEYLSPKPRQYSTKSKGAQEAHEAIRPAGESFRSPQETGLQGRELALYDLIWKRTVACQMANAKLTQITVQLTVEDAEFRSSGKRIDFPGFFRAYVEGSDDPEAALENQEVILPNLQEGDHPDCKKLESLGHETQPPARYTEASLVKTLESEGIGRPSTYASIISTIMDRGYVQMRGNALTPTFTAFAVTSLLEQYFAELVDPHFTARMEETLDHIATGETDSTPYLEQFYSGDKGLNTLVQEKEDEIDPDSAKAVNLDNIDARIKIGYFGPYLETENDDGVVKASIPQDLTPADLNPEQVEVLLRQKTEGPDQVGIHPETGDPIFIKIGRYGPYVELGEETEGNKKPKRCSLPKGTKPEDVTLDMAVKLLSLPRLLGEHPSTGAPVKAAIGPFGPYVVHDQGKEGKDYRSLKKEDDVLTIGLDRAIELLSQPKKGRRGSQKELIKELGNHPDNEKPVKLYKGPHGPYINHGRKNVGLPEGESPNNITLERAVELLAEKSKSKTKSTSSSSKTTRKTKTATKKTTATKKSTSSKASTSKTSSPSTKTTRKKKAE
- the msrP gene encoding protein-methionine-sulfoxide reductase catalytic subunit MsrP, whose amino-acid sequence is MIIRTPKPWHNEKTPITSKPLYFNRRHFIKSLIGVSLGATSLSLAGCQNSKSQKGLQETLNQPKISPLTKNPKFASVERPITDETLAGSYNNFYEFGGNKSIWSNAQKLPTENWKVEVTGLVKNPQTYDLDDIKKRFPIEERIYRFRCVEAWSMVLPWVGFPMKELIKAVEPTSQAKFVRFTSFYDENVMPGPTLHFGALPWPYTEGLRIEEMANELAFFAIGIYGEELPKQHGAPIRAVLPWKYGFKGAKSIVKVDFLAEQPKTYWNQLVPDEYGFIANVNPNVPHPRWSQATEKFISEGPDLSWEIKETQLYNGYQEYVARLY
- a CDS encoding glutathione gamma-glutamylcysteinyltransferase, coding for MKKRFAPQYFFLIFLQAFVFTVCLHTGKQLAQTLALSENLIHLNSKQGETYLFKSEARTDYLPLMLHFVTQDNLAYCGVASIVMVLNALELSAPIAPEYGSFRLFTQDNFFDHPNTEAVITAETVSRMGMTLKQLAQLLESYPVQAQVHHGEDLTLAEFRRLIVENLEQENNFVLVNYLRSTIEQERGGHISPLAAYHQSSDRVLILDVARYKYPPVWVEVEELWRATQTIDRVSGKTRGLVLVNPSHQSVR
- a CDS encoding cation:proton antiporter (subunit B of antiporter complex involved in resistance to high concentrations of Na+, K+, Li+ and/or alkali), which gives rise to MKWVYAVAGFAIFIKMLVMPNPAAEWEEMAIVESIVAESGVSNTVSGIIFRNRLYDTIFEVVVFTIAILGARFLLANEQPTETVDQFNDHPSVVLARLGATIAALVSIELAIRGHLSPGGGFAAGVAGGTAIGLVAITSNSQWMEAIYQQWRAATLEKVSVLIFIGLAVLTLVGWELPQGEVGMLLSGGVIPLLNILVALKVALGSWAVVLLFIRYRGLL
- a CDS encoding DUF4040 domain-containing protein, whose protein sequence is MDNYIYIIVALLPLAALTLVLQVNPYQALVIRAILGAVAALVYAVLGAADVALTEALVGTMLAITLYVVAVRSSLVMRLGILQGEGETEDYFPELIAKMRKVIHRYHLRLEIFEYPHLEALEAALQEKEVHATCTTRQQEESRYQNRTAVLDMKQTYYTAVRVRRLFEIIQEELVFPDTTVTYIPVVNEEEKH
- a CDS encoding sodium:proton antiporter, translating into MIDFLSYSLILVGIVFWFWGTFPLIGNRSVLFKLHSLSVADTLGSMSIIIGLLLKIPGEWPLLLLAIISLAIWNTVLGYVLAYCSSDEGNQDG
- a CDS encoding cation:proton antiporter; amino-acid sequence: MDAIAYLNIILRLAIWFLLTADFSVANIMIGIAIAVLLPCRWTSPEPIKEWLRVLWEILIAIPQAYFEAIQIMLLPHDEEEIVRERVKPQRTPGLIFLDIFLITFTPKTIVLKYHQRGWYEVHRIRRKRLR
- a CDS encoding cation:proton antiporter (subunit D of antiporter complex involved in resistance to high concentrations of Na+, K+, Li+ and/or alkali; contains an oxidoreductase domain; catalyzes the transfer of electrons from NADH to ubiquinone), with the protein product MTEITIAWIALSFFIGFVIYLVPRLSRWLAAGVALASTVYAAFLFLEPSPLVIQLLDSFGVTLIADQLSSFFILTNAIVTLAVIFYCWPSEKSAFFFMQLVILHGSVNATFICADFISLYVALEVISIAAFLLIAYPRSDRAVWVGLRYLFVSNTAMLFYLVGAVLVYQVHQSFSFAGLEGSPPDAIALIFLGLLVKGGIFVSGLWLPLTHSESETPVSAMLSGVVVKAGVFPLVRCALMIEELDPIVRFFGVGTALLGVGYAVFEKDSKRMLAFHTISQLGFVLAAPAVGGFYALTHGLVKSALFLIAGRLPSRNFKALQQQPIRTEIWIALVIASFSISGFPLLSGFGAKVLTSKNFLPWQVIGMNIAALGTAISFAKFIFLPHQPTSETSNLKWGFWSAMVVLLGGLVAANVFYYEAYTIKNIIKPLLTIVLGWLAYLFLFKKSTIKLSHKIEAFDHLIGIMALMLILLFWSLWTRSPILI
- a CDS encoding cation:proton antiporter (subunit D of antiporter complex involved in resistance to high concentrations of Na+, K+, Li+ and/or alkali; contains an oxidoreductase domain; catalyzes the transfer of electrons from NADH to ubiquinone), with translation MTQLTIALIALSFFIGFVSYLVPKLSRWLALGVACASAVYAALLLLEPSPVKIQLLDSFGVTLIADQLSSFFILTNAIVTLAVILYCWQSGKSAFFFMQLVILHGSVNATFICADFISLYVALEVISIAAFLLISYPRRDKTIWVALRYLFISNTAMLFYLVGAVLVYQVNHSFSFEGLGSSPADAVALIFLGLLVKGGIFVSGLWLPLTHSESETPVSAMLSGVVVKAGVFPLVRCALMIEELDPIVRFFGVSTALLGVVYAIFEKDTKRTLAFSTISQLGFIVAAPVVSGFYALTHGLVKSALFLIAGILPSRDFKQLQQQPMPTQVWIALVIASFSISGFPLLSGFGAKVLTSKNLLSWQVIAMNIAALGTAIIFSKFIFLPHQSTPEKSQLQPGFWGAIALLLGGLVAANVFYYEAYTLGNIVKPLATIILGWLTYLLLLKKIEIKLPRIFEKFDHLVGGMSLMLILLFWSVWTKSPLVR
- a CDS encoding cation:proton antiporter, whose translation is MLETFVFATVFCGFFGIIFKKNLVMKIIAMDIMSTGVIAYYVLVSSRSGLFTPIVTNTEKVAYADPVPQAVILTAIVIGFSIQALMLVGVMKLAKDNPTLETSAIEENNQP
- a CDS encoding cation:proton antiporter → MISLPAIFQEGLSLNFESGLPLLATTSEETSSSPDTAPLILAGVLLSLIFIYLASKLGGELSKLVDLPPVLGELVAGVVVGISALHLLVFPETGAVASDSLVISILQQIAGLQPESISEVFASQSEVISVLAELGVIILLFEIGLESDLRELQKVGAKAAIVAVVGVVAPFIGGTAGLMLIFGMPTIPAVFAGAALTATSIGITSKVLSELGQLKSTEGQIIVGAAVIDDVLGIIVLAVVASLAKTGEVDVLNLVYLIGSATAFLLGSIFLGKFFNKSFVAIAQKLQTRGNLVIPALIFAFFMAFLANAIHLEAILGAFAAGLVLDETDKRKELDQQIIPIADILVPIFFVSVGARVDLSVLNPTSAANREGLIIAAFLIVVAIIGKVMTGWSIFGQEKVNRLAIGIGMVPRGEVGLVFAGIGAASGILDKPLQAAIIIMVILTTFIAPPLLRLAFKEQEKDVKATDLPAGN